DNA sequence from the Halogranum gelatinilyticum genome:
AGAGACGTGGACACAGTTCCGGACGACCTCCGCCTCGGCGGCGACATCGAGACACTTCCCCCGAGATGAGTAGCACAGAGAGCGACGCGGGCGGACTGTCGCTCGCAGGTATCGCTCTGCCGGACGCGAGCGCGCTCGTGGGTGGCGTTGTCTGGCTGAGCCTGCTCCTCGTCGGCGACCTCGACGTCGTCGAACAGGCACTGACGCTCGCACCGCTCGTGTTAGTCCCGCTGGGTGTCGGGATGGCGGCGACGCCGCCGTTCACGGGGGCAGCACGTCGCCTCTACGACACGTCGGTCGTCATCCAGCCGGTCGGTGCGATTCTGTTCGCTGCGTCGGTTGTCGTCCCGTTCGACGGTGGCGTTGCGGCGGTGCTCGCGGCACCGTGGATCGTCGTCACCGGACTCCTCGCACTCGCTGCGGTGGCCCGCGCCTCCGAACGGGGGCTGCGACCGCTTCCGGAGACGGTCGTTGACACCGGGTTGGCCTACGCCGTCGTCGGTGCTGTCGCACTCGTCCTCTACCACCTCGACGTCACGTTCTGGTTCAGCCCCGTCATCGTCCTGCTCACCGCAGTCCACTTCCACTACGCGGGGTTCGTCCTGCCGGTCGTGACGGGACTGGTAGGTCGCAGTGCGACCCGACAGAGCCGCGTATACGAGGCGGTGGCCACCGTCGTCCTCGTCGGTCCGGCACTCATCGCGGTCGGCATCTCGTTTTCGCCACTTGTGGAGGTGCTCGCAGTCACCGTGTTCACGACCGCCGTGGCGGTTCTCGGTGGATACGTCCTCGTCAGGACGGCACCGACACGACCTCGGTTACAGGGGACGCTCGTCGGCCTCTCCGCGCTGGCGCTGCCAGTCTCGATGTGCCTCGCGTTGGGCTACGCTGTTGCGGTCTACTTCGGCTTCGATCCCTTCGGCCTGAGCATCTCGCGGATGGTTCGCATCCACGGGGCATTGAACGCCTTCGGCTTCGCACTGGTGGGCCTGCTCGGCTGGCGACTAGCAGTTCCACCTCGCGTCGAGCGACGTTGAGTGCAACTCTCCGTTGGGTTCGAGACGAATACGCCCGTTCCCGGTGGGG
Encoded proteins:
- a CDS encoding YndJ family protein; the encoded protein is MSSTESDAGGLSLAGIALPDASALVGGVVWLSLLLVGDLDVVEQALTLAPLVLVPLGVGMAATPPFTGAARRLYDTSVVIQPVGAILFAASVVVPFDGGVAAVLAAPWIVVTGLLALAAVARASERGLRPLPETVVDTGLAYAVVGAVALVLYHLDVTFWFSPVIVLLTAVHFHYAGFVLPVVTGLVGRSATRQSRVYEAVATVVLVGPALIAVGISFSPLVEVLAVTVFTTAVAVLGGYVLVRTAPTRPRLQGTLVGLSALALPVSMCLALGYAVAVYFGFDPFGLSISRMVRIHGALNAFGFALVGLLGWRLAVPPRVERR